CTCTCGAAGTTCAGAGACGCCTACACCGGCAAGAAGATCCAGGCGGTCAAGATGTGCAGAGTCGACATAGACCCAAGCAGGTGCTCGCTCTGCGGCGTCTGCTTCGCCAAATGCCCCCAGAGGGCCTTCGACGTCTCCAGATCAGGAGAGTCAATAAAGCTGACCCTAAACCCCTTGAAGTGCGTCGGCTACGGCTACTGCGAGTAGATCTGCCCCGAGAAGGCAATAGCTGTGGGAAGCCACGACACCCTACCGCCAGAAGTAGAAGAAAAGGCAGAGGACCACGTCGTCAAGTGCAAGTCATGCGAAAGACCCTTCGACACGTCGAAACACATAGAGACAGTCAAGCGGAGAATGGGCATAAAAGGCGACCCCGAGTGGCTCTACATGTGTCCCCACTGCCGCCGCTACCACACAGCAAAACGCATGCTAGAGTCGGCCCTAGGCAAGACGCAAACCCCCAAGAGATAGCCCACCCCCAGCCCACCCCCCGCCGGCGCCTCCAGCCGGAAAATGCATTCAGCCACCACCAGCCCAAACCAGACAACAAGCAGACGAGACAACCCACAAAACATCAAATCAAGCCTTCGCCACCGCCCGCCGTGTGGCTACCGGCGTGTTACAGTTAACAGATGACGCCCCGCCACCACCCACTAAGCCCGCCCCCCAACAAATCCCTTCACCCCCAAAACCCCCAAGGGCGGCAACACACAATCAACACAGGGGAGGGCGTAACCACCCACCCCACCTATAGCTGGATCCCCCCCACCCCACCCCACAGAGGACGAGAACAGCCGGCGAACAGCGAGCCTCAACAGCCGGCGCGCCACCCCCGCGGAGAAGGCCGACGCCTCAACCCCCGCCCCGCCGATCCTCAGCTCTTCCTGGCAATCTCCACCAACAACTTCTGCATGTCAAGAAGCAACGCGTACACCCCATCAATCCTCTTATTCGTCTCGTCAATACGCCTACCCAGCTCCTGGGCTATCGCGTCTATTCTCTTATTCGTCTCGTCGATTCGCATATTTGTCTCGTCTATCTTCTTGCTTATCTCGTCAATCCGTCTGTTGGTCTGGTCTATCCTCTGGTTTACCTCGGCAATCTCCCTCCTAATCTCGTCAAGCTCCTTCCCTATCGTCGCCAAGTAGAGGAGGAAGATGTCTTCAGTGGACAGCTTCTTGCCCTCCCTCAACTTGCCGAGCACAGACTCCACAGCCACCCTAAGCGCCTCCTGCGCCAAAACCCCCAAATCCCCAGACACGTACATAGAAGAAGCCCCATATTTAAACATATAGCTAACAAGTCTAGGAGTCGAAGATTTATCCACACTACGCTACTTCATTTCTAAGCGCGGCGGGCGATCGTGGCTGTGGATCAGATGACCTCAGCTGAGGAATCTCCTCTTCGGCGGATTCCTCTACATGAAAACGAGCTGGCGGCGGTCGTTGCACTGGCCCTCGGGCGAGGAAGCGCAGAGGCCGCCCCGCGACAGGGCGCCTCCTCGAAGGGGGTCGGGGTTGCATAAGATAGGGAGCTCGGGGGGAGCCCGCCCCCGTTAGTGTTGCACTACTCCGTAAATATAAACCTTTTCCGCCAGCCACTCGGCGCATCTCTCAACTGCGGCAAGTTCCTCGCGATGGGCCAGATCCCACCCCACTTAGCCCAACTGGAGTACGTGGACAGAGCGGAGTTTAGGGAGGCAGGCGGCGTAATCTGCTTGCGGAGGGGTTGCCTAGTTGTTAGTTAGGTTTTTAAGCTATTGGAAAAATATACTTTATGGCGGTGGTCAAGGTGACGCGTAACTTCCAGATAACGATCCCGGCAGATGTCAGGAGGGCGTTGGGAATCCGCGAGGGGGATCGACTGTTGGTGGAGGTCGAGGGGGATAGGATAGTGATTAGGAAGGTTGCGGGGGCGTTGCCGAGGATTAGGCTAGGGATGAGGCTGACGCCGGAGGACATAGACAGGTTTGTAGAACAAGGCGCAGTCGATGGGTGAGGCTGTAGTCGACACGAACGCGGTGATATACTACGTGGTCGAGGATTCGCCGTTTCATAAGGAGGCCGAGGCGCTCCTCGACTCTCTAGACGTCTGGCATCTCCCCACCGTCGTCGTCCATGAATTAGTGTGGTTTTTCAAGAAAGCGGCGCCGGATAGGGGGATCGAGGTCTTGAGGGCCCTCCTGGGATACGAGAAGGTCGTCGTGGAGTGCGAGGACTTGGCGTCTTTGAGGAAGGCAGCCAGCGCGGGGCTCGCCTACTACAACGACCTAGTGGTTATCCTGACGGCGAGGAGGCTGGGCCTCCCCTTGGTCACTTTCGACAAGAAGATGGCGAGGAGGGCCGGTGCCTTTGGGGTCCCCGTGCTTAAACCTTAGGGCGGCTAGGCGCGTTTGTGCAGTTAGACCCGCCGCCTGGGGCGTCCCGGCGACCCTCTCGGCGAGGCGCCTCCCGCGGGGCGAGGCACACGCGGGGTCCCTCGCGGCGTGTATCACCGCGACATGTAGCTCTCGAAGCTCCGGATCCCCTGTCGAGACATGCCGAGGGCCCGGCCACCCCGGTCACCACGAGGGCCCCCCCGGCGCATTCAGCCGTCTTGAAGAGGCCTTGGATGCCTCCGGCGGCTCGCATGCTGTTTAGGCCAGGCGGGTGCATCTCCCAGATGCGGCCGCCTCGACAGGCCTCGCGACCTCTGCAATCAGCTTTTACGTAGACTATTTCAGATCTCGGTCCGGCGTCCAGCCAAACGGCGAGGAGGCCTCCGCCACCCGCGAAGAAGGCCCTAGGTCCCGCGTAGCCTCGACGTCCTGTATTTACGTGTGAAGCTCCACAGTTTAGCGCCCCCTAATTAGCGGCCCGGGGACATCTCGTACAGCCTCCGGGCGGGGGAGTAGGGGAGACGGCAGATCCCAGACCGCGCCGAGCACCATGTGCCTCCTCCATTCCTTCTCCGCCAGGTGGAGCCGTGCGGCGGTGCCAGCCAAGGCGTAGCTCAAACAGGCCTGCGCCGAATATAAGACGGGGCCGCAACGTGGCCAGCTGGCGGCCAGTGCCGCATGGAGAACTCGCCGTCCCTCCCCCCGGCCGAGGCGCGTCGAGGTTGATCTGGGGTGTAGCCGCGGCAGAGATCTAGGCGAGTAGGGGTAGCTCCCCGTTCTGGAGATCGTGTCTGCGGGCCCGCGGATCCGTCGCCTTGAGGCCGCCGGGTGCCGACATGTTTATCCCCCCCATGTTGTTTGCCCCAGCCGCGTTGAGCTACGCCACGGCGGTTATCTCCAACATGCCGCCACGAATCTTGACTGCAAGGCTGGCAACGGTGAGTTCTTGAAGCCGCCATGTGATGCGGCGGAGGTCCCCTCGACCTCCACCCGCAAGCCGCAGTGCCCGCCTCTGAGGCAAACGAAGAACCGCCTCCCTCACATTCGGCCTCCTCATAACCCCCCGATGCTAAAATAGGCGAGGCCCCCCGCAACACCCAGCCACGAAACGGCACCCCCCACAGAAGACGCCAAGAGGCCCCCGCGCCGCCACGAGACCGCGCAACGGAATACTCGGCCAGCTTGAAGATTTAGACCGCTGTGTATTTCGCGGCGGCCGGCGCGGCTAGCCTCAGCCACCTGGCTAAGTGCACCGCGGCTTTGAAGGGGGTGCCCCCCGTCCTAGGGCGCGGCAGGAGTCGGTGGCGGAGTCGTCCCTCCAGATGAGGTTGCGGCCGTCGTGTACTGAGAAGCCGAAGGCGGGCGTCAGCTAGGGGCTCGCGGTGTATATGCGATCGCCGCCACCACCCCGCCACAGCCCCCGCATCAAGCCGGAAAACTGGGCCGAGCCGCCCCGCTGATACCCAAAACCGCGATCCCAACAAGACGGCGCCAGCACCCAGGCAACGCCGACCCGCGGCCTTAAGTTGCTCTTAAAATTTCGGGAGAACCCCCAAATCCGCCAAAAACCCCAACAGCCTCCCCACACTCACCTCGACGGGGACCCCCTCGTTGACGAGGACAAGGTCGGGGCTCTCCGGCTCCTCGTATGGATCGTCCACCCCAGTGAAGTTCTTGACCTCCCCCGCCAGCGCCCTTCTGTAGAGGCCCTTCGGGTCGCGCCTGACGGCCTCCCCGAGGGAGACCTTGACGTAGACCTCGAAGAAAGGCACCTCCTCCTCCACTATCCTCCTCACCTCAGCCCTCACGTCCCTGTAGGGAGAGACAAATGCGGCGAAGACCGCCACGCCGTTCCTCGCCAAGAGGCGCGTCACCCACGCCACCCGCAGAAGATGGCGGCGCCGGTCATCCCGAGAGAAGCCCACGTCGGTGCTTATCGTTGAGCGCGCCCAGTCCCCATCCAGCACCTCCGCCCTCACCCCCACCTCCCTCACCCGCGCCGCCGCCAGCTGGGCAATCGTCGACTTGCCAGACGCCGGCAGGCCAGTCAGCCAAACCACGAAACCCCTCTCCAGACACCTCATAGGACAGACTCGAGAAACCGCGCCACGTCAAGCGCGTGCATATCCCGCTTCCTCGCGTCCCCCCAGGTGGCGGCGTAGAAACCGTTGAAGCTGTGCAGAGAGTCGTCGGGGCCCCTGTCGTTCCCCTCAAGCCAAGGCGACCCGTAGCCGACGGTCTGCACCGGCCTAACCCGCAGAGAGTCGAAGTAGGCCATGAGGTCGGGGAAGTCCCCCCTCACCGACCGGTAGAGCTCCCCCGGCTCGTAGACAGCGTTGTGGATATAGCCCCACGGCGCCTTGAGCACGCGGAGCCTCCTCCTCAGCTCCCTCTTCAGATCCTCAGCCTCCTCCCTAGACACCACTCCACGCGGCCTATCCACCGTGTTTACAAACAGCCGGGCGTAGTACCCACCCCACGCCACCACCTTCGTCCGCCCCCAGTCCACCACAGACTCCACATCCACCCCCCCAGAAGGCTCCGACTTGAAGGAGAGGAGCCCCCACTCCGCCAGAAGCTCGTTAAGCGCAAGCACCCCCCGCTGCGCCTGGTTCCCGTGATCCGACACGACGAGGATCTCCACGTCACGCGGCAGACGCCTCCTCAGCCGCCCAAAAAGCTCGTCAACCAGCCTGTAGAGACGCGGGACCTTGTCCTCGTGGGGGTTCCCCGGCGCGTATAGCGGGTGCTCCGGATCCCAAAACTTCTGAAAAAGGTGGTGAACACGGTCAGTCCCAATCTCGTGCAGGACAAAGACATCCCACTGGACGGCCTCCATAAGCCGCTCAGCCACGGCAAACCGCCTCTCCACCATCTCCACCAGCGCCTTGAAAGCCTCCTCCTTCCGATCCGTGCGGTACTCCACGTCGAAGACGTACCCCGGAAACATCTCCATAACCCCCGGCGGGTAGGCCCACGGCCGCCCCCGAGGCGTCAAGAAGTCAGAAATCCACACTCCGTACTCTCTCGGCGCATTCCTCAAGAACAAACTCACTACATCGCAAACTGCGATATATGATTCCACAAGTCCGTCGCACCAAATTAAACAACCACTAGACTAATGCATACGACAGTCAACGCAACCTGTCAACATTTAAAAGTTGTTAAACTAAACGTCACATGAAACTCTGCGTAGTAGGACTCGGCTATGTAGGCCTTCCAGCCGCCGTGGTATTCGCAAGCAGAGGAATCCCCGTAATAGGCATAGACATCGACCACAGAAAAGTAGAGGCAATAAACAGAGGGCAAACCCCAATAAAAGAGCCAGGTGTCGACACGCTATTGAGACAAGCCGTAGCTGATGGCAAGCTCACCGCCACCACCACGCACGACGCCCTACGGGAATGCCAGGCTATAATCATTGCAGTTAACACGCCAGTAGAAGACGGCGTGGTAAACCTAACCCAGCTAAAAAACGCACTTGAAACAGCCGCCAAGAACCTAAACAAAGACACTCTAGTCTCAATAGAATCCACAGTGCCACCAGGTACCACGGAAAAAATAGCAAAACCAATTCTAGAGAAAAGCGGTTTAAAAACAGGCCGAGACTACTACCTAGCCCACGTCCCAGAACGCATAGCCCCCGGCCGAGCCATAGAAGAGCTAACCACAGCGCCTAGACTAGTCGGCGGCGTAGACCCACCCTCCACTCAAAGAGCTATAGAGCTCTACACAACAATAAACAAAAACCTGTACCCAACAGACGCCACCACAGCCGAATTCACCAAACTAATAGAAAACACATACCGCGACGTAAACATAGCCCTAGCAAACATCTTCGCATTAATGGCCGAAAAACTCGGCATAGACGTCTGGGAAGCAATACGCCTCGCCAACACACACCCAAGAGTCCACATACACCTCCCAGGGCCCGGCGTAGGAGGACCCTGCCTTACAAAAGACCCCTACATACTAATAACCGCCGCATCTGTCGAACACGCCAAGTTAATACAGCTCGCCAGAGAAATAAATAGACAAATGCCCACACACTTCACCCACCTAGTACTCACAGCACTCAAAAGACACTCGATAAACCCCCGAGAAGCAACAGTGGCCATACTCGGCGTGGCGTACAAAGGCGGAATAGACGACACAAGAGAAACCCCAGCCCAACCAATTATCCACCTACTAAAACAACACGTAGCAGAAGTCAGAGCCCACGACCCCTACACGCAAGAAACCTTCGGCGCCACCCCCACCACAACAGTGGAAGAAGCCCTAGAAAACGCAGACGCCGCCGCCATAGTAACAGACCACCCACAGTATAGACAACTAGACTGGAAAAAACTAGCCCCCCTAATGCGCCACAAGATTATAGTCGACGGACGCAGAGTCGTAGAACCCCACACGGCCATTGAAGCCGGATACACATACTACGCAATAGGATACGGCAAGGCATTCAAGATATAAAAGCCGTGAAAATTTATATTTCAAGATATTATTATATATTAATATCTAAAATTTCACCACAAAAAATTATGAAGTTCAAAGCAGAAAAATATATCTTTTACGCAGAGGCAAGAGACTGGTGGAGATTTATACAACCTTTTGAGCCGAAGACACGAAAATTCCTAGAAGAACACATAAGAGGCGCATCGCTCTTTATAGACATAGGCGCACACATAGGGATCTATGCAATACCCGCCTCACACTATACAAACGTAATAGCATTTGAACCAGAACCCACAAATTTCTTCCTCCTCTACAAAAACATCATAACAAATAATGCACACAATAAAGTCGTACCGCTGCCGCTAGCAATTTCAGATACGTACGGCATAGATGAATTATGCATATCAGATACCTCTTCGGGTCATCATACACTAAATAAAGAACATAATTGCCATAAAAAAATTACTATAATAAAAACAACACTAGACCAGATATTAATACATTTCAACAGTAAACCCGATATAATAAAAATAGATATCGAAGGCCATGAAGACAGGGCATTCCACGGCATGAAAAAAACTCTTGAACACAAACCAGTATTAATCGTGGAAACTACCGATAAATCGCATTTATATAAATATTTAACCTCTATAGGTTACAAAGCTATAAAACTAGACTGCTGGAACGAAACTTTGTGCAACTATGGCTTCACGCCACTATTTTAGTCCCGTCAAAATTACAGTAAAAGAAGTCCGCGGACACTGCGCCGCAGGCTACAAACCAGGCGATGAGATACAAGCCGAAAAATTCTACATAAAACCCACCCAGCTACCGATATGCCTCCACGCCCTAGCGGCCATGCTGACGCTACTAACCCCCTTCATGAAGGGAATCCCCGCAACCGCTCTAGGCATAGGAACACAAGACCACATCGGATACGTCCAGTGCCCAGACCCAGGCCTCCCTTACACATGCGGCGGAACAGTAGTCTTTGAGCTGAGAAGAGAAGCTACAACTTCGACTTCACAATAGACACAATCCTCTCAGCCGCCCTCCCATCCCCAAAAGGAGACGCGTCAGGAAGCTCTACACCCCCCGACAACACCCTCTCCAACTCCGCCAACACAACCACAGGGTTAGTTCCCACAACCCGCGCAAACCCAGCAGACACAGCCTCAGGCCTCTCAGTAGACATCCTCAACACAAGCACAGGCTTACGGATAGCCGGATGTGTAGCCTCCTCCTGAAGCCCCCCAGAATCAGTCAACACAACCCTACAATTCCTCATCAAAGCCAAAAACTCAAAATACCCCAAAGGAGGCAGAAGTTGCACATGGGGGATGGAACCCACCACATCCCAAAGCCCAAACTCAGAAAGCCTCCTCTTAGTCCTCGGATGTACAGGAAAAACCAAAGGAATAGGACTTCTCTGAAGCACCCTAACAAAATCCCTCAACGTCTCCAACCGATCCACATTCTCAGCCCTGTGAAACGTCACCACACCAAACTCACCAAACCTAACACCCTCCAAAACTTTGGCCTCTACCTCCTTCACTTTATCCAGATACATAGTTATAGCATCAATAACGGTGTTGCCCGTCACAAAAACCTCACCCCAAACCCCCTCCTCCAAGAGATTCCTCCTAGCCAACTCAGTCGGCGCAAAAAGCATATCCGACACATGGTCAATCATACGCCTATTATGCTCCTCAGGCATACGCCAATCAAAACTACGCAACCCAGCCTCCACATGACCTAGCTTTATACCCAGCTTAACGGCAGTTAAACCAGCCGCTAACATACTATTAGTATCGCCCTGCACCAACATAATACTAAGACGACGACCCAAATTCGCCACAGCACGCTCCAGCTTAATCATCATCTCCCCAATCTGAGCCGCAGGACTACTATTCTCAAGAGAAAAACCCACATGAGGCTCCGGAAGACCCAACTCTTCGATAAAAACCCTACTCATTTCAAAATCAAAATGCTGACCAGTATGTACAAACACAAAATCTATACCAGCCCCCTCAAGCCTCTTCACAACAGGCGCCATCTTAATGATCTCAGGTCTAGTACCAACAACAATCAAAACAGACATAGATAGAGGAAAAAATATTTTTAAAAAAGCTTACCTTACCACCGTAGTCCAGTCCTCAAACGGATAATACACGTAATACTTCGTATAGGTGCTACCCCACCTCCACACCACTGGCAGAGAGGGCAACTGGGCCCAGTACATCGTCGACACGTCAAACTTCTGCCCAGGAGCCCCGTAGTTAGCCACAGTCACAGAAAACGTAAACTGCGTGCCAGCAGGAAACGGACCAGAGACATACCCAGGACTCACGCTGTAGTAGCCAGGCGTGTAGCGCTGATCAAAGTCCAGCCACGGCGTATACGGCCTTGAAATAAACGCATACATATCCCTAACTATATACGGCAGGGAGAACCTCACATAATACGTCCCACTACCAACCACCTGAGCAGGCAGAAGCGACATAGCTGGCAGAGCCCTCACCCTCACAGTAATAGGTTCAGAAGCGCCACTCCTCCCGTCGTACAACACAGACCTCACCACTATAGCAAACACCCCACCCTCAGGCTTGCTGTGCGGATACAGCCAGTTCCTGTAGTTAACACCGGGGAACCACACAACCCTCTTAGCCACGTCAATGGAACCAGCGCCTGTGTTAACCCACTGGAACACGCCCGATCCTAAATAGTCAAAGTAGGAAGCACCCTGGCCAAGGTAAGCACCAGCAAACTGACCGTCTGGACCAACGGCGAAGCCAATAAGCGAGGTGTCGGGCTGGCTCCACGAAGCCTCGGCCTCCAGCGCCAGAGCGCTACCCCCAGCTGGCCTCACGAAGTAAACACGCCAGTCACCAGACTCAAACCTCCAAGCCCAGTCAGTGGCACCCCTGATAGACCTCGCATCAGGCCACCTCCCGTTAGATCCACTAGTCAAAACCAACCACCCACCACTCACATCGGTATACACATTAAACGAATACGGAACAGACATCACCTTCCCAGTCACGTTGTTGGTCAATATAAGCTGGCCAATATAGGTAGTGGGGACGGCGTTTGAAGGAACACTCACAGTGAGCGTAAAGGTGTAGGAGCCGCCAGGCGGTATAGTTGCCGACGAAGGAGATACAGAAACCCACGGATCTCTAGATAGGCCTTCCACATATGTAATATTTACGCGGATAGGCACAGGCGGGACATAGCTAGGCGCGCCGGGTCCCCGAACCAAGTCAACGGTAACCACTATACCCCTATAAGAGCCGAGCTTAAACGTCGGCAGAGATATCGTGGCGAGGTTCCAGTTAGCCCAATTATAGCCGTAATTTACCAATATCATTTCATCAGGGTCAGGCATGCCGTTACCATTTGTATCACTCCTCCAAATGTGGATCCACACCCTCACCCTGACATCCATTCTGTAGTCACCATCACTATCAAATGCACTAAACGGAATCGTAGCCACCACCTCCATAAAGCGATAAGTCATAGTGAGATTGGAAGAGGTAAACACCCAATAGGTCCTGTTATAAGGCGCACCCGACGCCAGAGACAGCGAGGCGCTCAACGTCTGAGTTCTAATCACCACAAACTGGCGGGGAGACAGGCTTACAGCCATAGTCTTGTTTGTCGGGTTCCTAACCGTCAGCGTAACGGACTTCGACCCACCGCGGGCGACGTCGCCAAAGAACACAACGCCGTCAAATCTCGAAGAGGCCGCTGGAGGCATGGCGCACCTGGAAGGCGCAAGGTCCGTGCCAAGCCACCACAACATATACGCCCTGATGTTGTCACACCACTGCCAACGCCAAATACTCCCAGCCTTAGACGCGTACTGGGACCATAGAGAATTACTAAACACTAGCGCCTCGTACGTAGCCGCAGTTCTGCCAGCCAGCAACCGGGCAAGCGAGACGGCCCTATAGGCATCAACACGGCCAAAGCCCTCTGTAGCAGTGTCATATCCCAAGTACTTCGCCGAAGATTGAATCACGGCCTTTACAAGCGCGGGGTCGGCAGACCTCCCCAACACTTGGTAAACCAGCGCCGCCACACCAGCCGTGAGCGGAGTCGCGTAGCTAGTACCCCCGAACAAAGTGTAGTTCACGCCCACAGGCGCCGCGGTGAAGCCAAACGCCCCAACATTAACAACATCAGGCTTAATAAAGCCCACCACCGTAGGACCCCTCAGCGACCAGCTAATCACCTCGTCACTACTCCAGCCAGCCCCCGAGGCATATACCGTGTTGTTCATCTTCGTATAGACATACGCAAAATGAGTCGAAGTAGAGGCACCCGTAGTCAAGACACCAGGCGAGGCCCCTGGGCTCGTGATAGTGCCGTAGCCAGGTCCGCCATTTCCCCCAGCCTGCACAATTAACACACCGGGGTAGCGCGGGTCTAAGTAACCCGGAAGCGCCAGCCCAGCAACAAACACAGACTCGAAATCATATCCGAACGCCCCAACGTCATAGGCAAAATAAGAAATCCCCCAGCTATTGCTAATAACATCAGCCCTCCTAGACCCCGTGAAGTAGAACTGCCCAGTATACGGATCAACGTCAAAGCCAGCGGCCCACAACATGCCGCCCTCCACATTACCCGCCCACAGCGCCTTGACGCCAATGATCCCAGCCCCAGGCGCTATGCCGGTTAGCCTCACCGTGCCCAACCCAGGGATATTATAGACCACCACCCCCCTGCCAGCGGCAGCAGACGCCGCGGCTGTGCCATGCCCGTCAAAGTCATAGAAAATACTCAGCCACCTCCCGTCCCTATCCCAGCCAGGGTGAATCTCAGCAGGATAACTAAACCACCACCACAAGTCGTAGAAGAACCCACCAGCAACACCAAGGGAAATATCAGGAAAGCCATTCCCGTCATAATCCGGCGCTATCACCCTATTGCTCCAATACCTCAGCACAGAACCCCTCGCATAAGGATCTATAGGAGGAACTTTCTCATCGTCAAATCTACAGTTACGATTAACATCTACAAACACATAACCATAAT
The sequence above is drawn from the Pyrobaculum ferrireducens genome and encodes:
- a CDS encoding 4Fe-4S dicluster domain-containing protein, whose amino-acid sequence is MRRRDYIEVLSKFRDAYTGKKIQAVKMCRVDIDPSRCSLCGVCFAKCPQRAFDVSRSGESIKLTLNPLKCVGYGYCE
- a CDS encoding coiled-coil domain-containing protein, whose protein sequence is MSGDLGVLAQEALRVAVESVLGKLREGKKLSTEDIFLLYLATIGKELDEIRREIAEVNQRIDQTNRRIDEISKKIDETNMRIDETNKRIDAIAQELGRRIDETNKRIDGVYALLLDMQKLLVEIARKS
- a CDS encoding AbrB/MazE/SpoVT family DNA-binding domain-containing protein, translated to MAVVKVTRNFQITIPADVRRALGIREGDRLLVEVEGDRIVIRKVAGALPRIRLGMRLTPEDIDRFVEQGAVDG
- a CDS encoding PIN domain-containing protein produces the protein MGEAVVDTNAVIYYVVEDSPFHKEAEALLDSLDVWHLPTVVVHELVWFFKKAAPDRGIEVLRALLGYEKVVVECEDLASLRKAASAGLAYYNDLVVILTARRLGLPLVTFDKKMARRAGAFGVPVLKP
- the cysC gene encoding adenylyl-sulfate kinase, translated to MRCLERGFVVWLTGLPASGKSTIAQLAAARVREVGVRAEVLDGDWARSTISTDVGFSRDDRRRHLLRVAWVTRLLARNGVAVFAAFVSPYRDVRAEVRRIVEEEVPFFEVYVKVSLGEAVRRDPKGLYRRALAGEVKNFTGVDDPYEEPESPDLVLVNEGVPVEVSVGRLLGFLADLGVLPKF
- a CDS encoding alkaline phosphatase family protein; the protein is MSLFLRNAPREYGVWISDFLTPRGRPWAYPPGVMEMFPGYVFDVEYRTDRKEEAFKALVEMVERRFAVAERLMEAVQWDVFVLHEIGTDRVHHLFQKFWDPEHPLYAPGNPHEDKVPRLYRLVDELFGRLRRRLPRDVEILVVSDHGNQAQRGVLALNELLAEWGLLSFKSEPSGGVDVESVVDWGRTKVVAWGGYYARLFVNTVDRPRGVVSREEAEDLKRELRRRLRVLKAPWGYIHNAVYEPGELYRSVRGDFPDLMAYFDSLRVRPVQTVGYGSPWLEGNDRGPDDSLHSFNGFYAATWGDARKRDMHALDVARFLESVL
- a CDS encoding nucleotide sugar dehydrogenase, producing the protein MKLCVVGLGYVGLPAAVVFASRGIPVIGIDIDHRKVEAINRGQTPIKEPGVDTLLRQAVADGKLTATTTHDALRECQAIIIAVNTPVEDGVVNLTQLKNALETAAKNLNKDTLVSIESTVPPGTTEKIAKPILEKSGLKTGRDYYLAHVPERIAPGRAIEELTTAPRLVGGVDPPSTQRAIELYTTINKNLYPTDATTAEFTKLIENTYRDVNIALANIFALMAEKLGIDVWEAIRLANTHPRVHIHLPGPGVGGPCLTKDPYILITAASVEHAKLIQLAREINRQMPTHFTHLVLTALKRHSINPREATVAILGVAYKGGIDDTRETPAQPIIHLLKQHVAEVRAHDPYTQETFGATPTTTVEEALENADAAAIVTDHPQYRQLDWKKLAPLMRHKIIVDGRRVVEPHTAIEAGYTYYAIGYGKAFKI
- a CDS encoding FkbM family methyltransferase, producing the protein MKFKAEKYIFYAEARDWWRFIQPFEPKTRKFLEEHIRGASLFIDIGAHIGIYAIPASHYTNVIAFEPEPTNFFLLYKNIITNNAHNKVVPLPLAISDTYGIDELCISDTSSGHHTLNKEHNCHKKITIIKTTLDQILIHFNSKPDIIKIDIEGHEDRAFHGMKKTLEHKPVLIVETTDKSHLYKYLTSIGYKAIKLDCWNETLCNYGFTPLF
- a CDS encoding TIGR04076 family protein produces the protein MASRHYFSPVKITVKEVRGHCAAGYKPGDEIQAEKFYIKPTQLPICLHALAAMLTLLTPFMKGIPATALGIGTQDHIGYVQCPDPGLPYTCGGTVVFELRREATTSTSQ
- the wecB gene encoding non-hydrolyzing UDP-N-acetylglucosamine 2-epimerase translates to MSVLIVVGTRPEIIKMAPVVKRLEGAGIDFVFVHTGQHFDFEMSRVFIEELGLPEPHVGFSLENSSPAAQIGEMMIKLERAVANLGRRLSIMLVQGDTNSMLAAGLTAVKLGIKLGHVEAGLRSFDWRMPEEHNRRMIDHVSDMLFAPTELARRNLLEEGVWGEVFVTGNTVIDAITMYLDKVKEVEAKVLEGVRFGEFGVVTFHRAENVDRLETLRDFVRVLQRSPIPLVFPVHPRTKRRLSEFGLWDVVGSIPHVQLLPPLGYFEFLALMRNCRVVLTDSGGLQEEATHPAIRKPVLVLRMSTERPEAVSAGFARVVGTNPVVVLAELERVLSGGVELPDASPFGDGRAAERIVSIVKSKL
- a CDS encoding S8 family serine peptidase, whose product is MGSTNRIGLLAVIVLALVGAVALAQIGDVQRYQIGDPARPEVNVFVGNITAGGERYIVSTVIFKKGVPDSVVNKVHEMFTQLYTHSKRVSINGREVSITEVRVSKVVKDREGRYMFRVAERPEVVNRLLAGYREHVEAVLSKPVPSTMPRLPDGVSERGIGTLNAVVRDLIGASLAQRVYGVDGSGVNIAIVDTGVDYGHPDLTTALRYWSGLYKGVNIREPLVFDADESQVLLLEPVTRVNSTHLYVGGRLYTTLTPWPVYISPPCDYYRVSPSWVGEFRFGVTYMFVPGYGLVVAGVLAWRPQGWDYYGYVFVDVNRNCRFDDEKVPPIDPYARGSVLRYWSNRVIAPDYDGNGFPDISLGVAGGFFYDLWWWFSYPAEIHPGWDRDGRWLSIFYDFDGHGTAAASAAAGRGVVVYNIPGLGTVRLTGIAPGAGIIGVKALWAGNVEGGMLWAAGFDVDPYTGQFYFTGSRRADVISNSWGISYFAYDVGAFGYDFESVFVAGLALPGYLDPRYPGVLIVQAGGNGGPGYGTITSPGASPGVLTTGASTSTHFAYVYTKMNNTVYASGAGWSSDEVISWSLRGPTVVGFIKPDVVNVGAFGFTAAPVGVNYTLFGGTSYATPLTAGVAALVYQVLGRSADPALVKAVIQSSAKYLGYDTATEGFGRVDAYRAVSLARLLAGRTAATYEALVFSNSLWSQYASKAGSIWRWQWCDNIRAYMLWWLGTDLAPSRCAMPPAASSRFDGVVFFGDVARGGSKSVTLTVRNPTNKTMAVSLSPRQFVVIRTQTLSASLSLASGAPYNRTYWVFTSSNLTMTYRFMEVVATIPFSAFDSDGDYRMDVRVRVWIHIWRSDTNGNGMPDPDEMILVNYGYNWANWNLATISLPTFKLGSYRGIVVTVDLVRGPGAPSYVPPVPIRVNITYVEGLSRDPWVSVSPSSATIPPGGSYTFTLTVSVPSNAVPTTYIGQLILTNNVTGKVMSVPYSFNVYTDVSGGWLVLTSGSNGRWPDARSIRGATDWAWRFESGDWRVYFVRPAGGSALALEAEASWSQPDTSLIGFAVGPDGQFAGAYLGQGASYFDYLGSGVFQWVNTGAGSIDVAKRVVWFPGVNYRNWLYPHSKPEGGVFAIVVRSVLYDGRSGASEPITVRVRALPAMSLLPAQVVGSGTYYVRFSLPYIVRDMYAFISRPYTPWLDFDQRYTPGYYSVSPGYVSGPFPAGTQFTFSVTVANYGAPGQKFDVSTMYWAQLPSLPVVWRWGSTYTKYYVYYPFEDWTTVVR